One segment of Streptomyces sp. TG1A-8 DNA contains the following:
- a CDS encoding aminotransferase class I/II-fold pyridoxal phosphate-dependent enzyme, translating to MDHSRAPVLDALQEFRRRGDVVFGPPGHRQGRGTDPRVAEVLGMDVFRSDVLGLNGLDDRRQSQGVLEQAQELMADAVGAEHAFFSTCGSSLSVKTAMLSVAGPGEKLLLSRNAHKAVMAAVIINGVEPIWVHPKFDRERHLAHPPEPDDVRNRLREHPDAKGMLLITPTDWGTCADVRGVADACHSFDVPLIVDEAWGAHLPFHPGLPVWGMNADADLVVTSVHKMGGAIEQSSVFHLQHDRVAPEVLKQREDLLGTTSASSLVHGALDGWRRQMVEHGHALLDAALHRAERLRAGLRELPGLRVMGGEIIEEGLAAEFDPLKIVIDVRDLGISGMQAAEWLRANLHVDVGGSDSCRISASLTHADDDESEKVLHDALRRLVERADSIERQPPVHLPEPHVLELEQAVLPRDAFFGPTEQIPADRAVGRVCAEMISPYPPGVPVVAPGEVITADVLDYLRSGIEHGFLISDAADPALETLRVVARR from the coding sequence GTGGACCACTCACGCGCACCCGTACTGGACGCCCTGCAGGAGTTCCGGCGCAGGGGGGACGTGGTGTTCGGGCCACCGGGCCACCGGCAGGGGCGCGGTACCGATCCCCGGGTCGCGGAGGTCCTCGGCATGGACGTGTTCCGTTCGGACGTGCTCGGCCTCAACGGCCTGGACGACCGCCGCCAGTCCCAGGGCGTCCTGGAACAGGCCCAGGAGCTGATGGCGGACGCCGTCGGCGCCGAACACGCGTTCTTCTCGACGTGCGGCAGCTCCCTGTCGGTCAAGACCGCGATGCTCTCGGTCGCGGGCCCGGGGGAGAAGCTCCTGCTGTCCCGCAACGCGCACAAGGCCGTCATGGCCGCGGTCATCATCAACGGGGTGGAACCGATCTGGGTCCACCCCAAGTTCGACCGCGAGCGGCACCTCGCCCACCCGCCGGAGCCCGACGACGTGCGCAACCGGCTGCGCGAACACCCCGACGCCAAGGGCATGCTGCTGATCACGCCCACCGACTGGGGCACCTGCGCGGACGTCCGGGGCGTCGCCGACGCCTGCCACTCGTTCGACGTGCCGCTCATCGTGGACGAGGCGTGGGGCGCCCACCTGCCCTTCCACCCGGGCCTGCCGGTCTGGGGCATGAACGCGGACGCGGACCTGGTCGTCACCAGCGTCCACAAGATGGGCGGCGCGATCGAGCAGAGCTCGGTCTTCCACCTCCAGCACGACCGCGTGGCCCCCGAAGTGCTCAAGCAGCGCGAGGACCTGCTCGGCACCACCAGCGCCTCCTCCCTGGTGCACGGCGCCCTGGACGGCTGGCGGCGGCAGATGGTGGAGCACGGGCACGCCCTGCTGGACGCCGCCCTGCACCGCGCCGAACGGCTGCGGGCCGGACTGCGGGAGCTGCCCGGACTGCGGGTGATGGGCGGCGAGATCATCGAGGAGGGCCTGGCCGCCGAGTTCGACCCCCTGAAGATCGTCATCGACGTGCGGGACCTCGGCATCAGCGGCATGCAGGCCGCCGAGTGGCTGCGCGCCAACCTCCACGTGGACGTGGGCGGTTCCGACAGCTGCCGGATCAGCGCCTCCCTCACGCACGCCGACGACGACGAGAGCGAGAAGGTCCTCCACGACGCCCTGCGCCGCCTGGTCGAGCGTGCCGACTCCATCGAACGGCAGCCCCCGGTCCACCTGCCCGAGCCCCACGTCCTCGAACTCGAACAGGCCGTCCTGCCGCGCGACGCCTTCTTCGGCCCCACCGAACAGATCCCCGCCGACCGGGCCGTGGGCCGCGTCTGCGCCGAGATGATCAGCCCGTACCCGCCCGGCGTACCGGTCGTGGCCCCGGGCGAGGTGATCACCGCCGACGTGCTGGACTACCTGCGCAGCGGGATCGAGCACGGCTTCCTGATCTCGGACGCCGCGGATCCCGCCCTGGAGACGCTGAGGGTCGTGGCACGCCGCTGA
- a CDS encoding amidohydrolase: MSSPQLPYERVRDEVARRAGLLWEVASALHADPEPAFGEHRAAALLTDELERAGFAVERGVAGLPTAFAARSGQGRPAVALLMEYDALPGLGHACGHNLIAAAGLGAALVADAVLAGTGGSVLAVGTPAEEGGGGKALEVAAGVFDDVDAALMFHPGVYDWVRAPLTAQEQYRVGFRGRAAHPTGSPTEGVDALAALIELFNVLSSLGRRLPQGSHVQGIITHGGTATNIVPEYAEGRFGLRALTTGALDDLAARLRTAAEGVASATGTAVEVERATVRYEHFRDSGVLSGRFAGHLDRAGITLTPPVPGVYLGSSDIGNVSGRVPAIHPFVAIMDDSGSDHTPEFAAAAASERGRRVLTAVVEALACTAVDVLRDADLRTRAWEGHRAGAGAP, from the coding sequence TTGTCCAGCCCGCAACTGCCGTACGAGCGCGTCCGGGACGAGGTGGCGAGGCGTGCCGGCCTCTTGTGGGAGGTGGCGTCGGCCCTGCACGCGGACCCGGAGCCGGCCTTCGGCGAGCACCGGGCGGCGGCCCTGCTGACCGATGAGCTGGAACGCGCGGGCTTCGCCGTGGAACGGGGGGTGGCGGGCCTGCCGACGGCGTTCGCGGCGCGTTCGGGCCAAGGACGGCCCGCGGTGGCGCTGTTGATGGAGTACGACGCCCTGCCCGGCCTGGGGCATGCCTGCGGGCACAACCTGATCGCGGCCGCCGGCCTCGGTGCCGCCCTCGTCGCCGACGCCGTGCTGGCGGGGACCGGGGGGTCGGTGCTGGCGGTGGGCACGCCGGCCGAGGAGGGGGGCGGCGGCAAGGCCCTGGAGGTGGCGGCGGGGGTCTTCGACGACGTCGACGCCGCCTTGATGTTCCACCCGGGGGTGTACGACTGGGTGCGGGCGCCCCTGACCGCGCAGGAGCAGTACCGGGTGGGCTTCCGGGGCCGGGCGGCGCATCCGACGGGCAGTCCGACGGAGGGCGTCGACGCGCTCGCGGCGCTGATCGAGCTGTTCAACGTGCTGTCCTCCCTCGGCCGGCGGCTGCCGCAGGGTTCGCACGTGCAGGGCATCATCACCCACGGGGGCACGGCCACGAACATCGTGCCGGAGTACGCGGAGGGACGGTTCGGGCTGCGGGCGCTCACCACCGGCGCGCTGGACGACCTGGCGGCGCGGCTGCGCACCGCGGCCGAGGGTGTCGCGTCGGCGACCGGTACGGCCGTCGAGGTCGAGCGGGCGACCGTGCGCTACGAGCACTTCCGCGACAGCGGGGTGCTGTCCGGGCGCTTCGCCGGCCACCTGGACCGGGCCGGGATCACCCTCACCCCGCCCGTTCCCGGTGTCTACCTGGGCTCTTCGGACATCGGCAACGTCAGCGGCCGGGTGCCCGCCATCCATCCGTTCGTCGCGATCATGGACGACAGCGGCTCCGACCACACCCCCGAGTTCGCCGCCGCGGCGGCCTCGGAGCGCGGCCGCCGGGTATTGACGGCCGTGGTGGAGGCGTTGGCCTGCACGGCCGTCGACGTGCTGCGGGACGCGGACCTGCGGACCCGGGCCTGGGAGGGGCACCGGGCCGGGGCCGGCGCGCCCTGA
- a CDS encoding discoidin domain-containing protein, translating to MRTRLRSLGIALAATAALIALPSAHPPAAAAETPLSQGKTATASSEETYGTTAAMAVDGDTGTRWSSAATDDQWVQVDLGDTATVSQVVLNWEAAYGKDYKLQISNDGTAWTDLKSVTGGDGGTDTVAVSGQGRYVRMLGVHRATQYGYSLWEFQVFGSTSSTQPTCDTANAAQGRTATASSTENAGTPASAAFDGNTATRWSSQAADPQWVQVDLGSVKSLCKVDLNWEAAYGKNFQIQTSSDGQTWSTLKSVTDATGGTASYDVSGSGRYVRIYGTARGTAYGYSLWEVAVHTGSTGVPPVQGGGDLGPNVIVVDPSTPNLQQKFDSVFAQQESNQFGTGRYQFLLKPGTYNGINAQIGFYTSISGLGLNPDDTQINGDVTVDAGWFNGNATQNFWRSAENLAIRPSNGDDRWAVAQAAPFRRIHVQGGLNLAPNGYGWASGGYIADSKVDGTVGPYSQQQWYTRDSSVGGWTNGVWNMTFSGVQGAPATNFDSGPYTTLDTTPVSREKPFLYLDGSTYKVFVPAKRTNARGVSWPANAGTSIPLDQFYVVKPGATAATINAALAQGLNLLFTPGVYHLDQTIDVTRANTVVLGLGLATLVPDNGVDAMHVADVDGVRLAGFLIDAGSVNSDTLLRIGPPGSTADHSANPTTMQDVFVRIGGAGPGLATNSVVVNSNNVIVDHTWLWRADHGSGVGWDTNRADYGLRVNGNDVLATGLFVEHFNKYDVYWSGERGRTIFFQNEKAYDVPNAATVTHDGVVGYAAYKVADSVTTHEAWGLGSYCNFTADPSIVQTHGFQVPATPGIKMHDLQVISLGGMGQYAHVVNNTGAPTSGTSTVPSKVTLFP from the coding sequence ATGAGAACGAGACTGAGATCCCTGGGGATCGCGCTGGCCGCGACGGCAGCGCTGATCGCCCTGCCCTCCGCCCACCCACCGGCCGCCGCCGCCGAAACCCCCCTGTCGCAGGGGAAGACGGCCACCGCTTCCTCCGAGGAGACCTACGGCACCACCGCCGCCATGGCCGTCGACGGCGACACGGGGACCCGCTGGTCCTCCGCCGCCACCGACGACCAGTGGGTCCAGGTCGACCTCGGCGACACCGCCACGGTGAGCCAGGTGGTGCTGAACTGGGAGGCCGCCTACGGCAAGGACTACAAACTCCAGATATCCAACGACGGGACCGCCTGGACGGACCTGAAGTCCGTCACCGGCGGCGACGGCGGCACCGACACGGTCGCCGTGTCCGGCCAGGGCCGCTACGTGCGGATGCTCGGCGTGCACCGGGCCACCCAGTACGGCTACTCCCTCTGGGAGTTCCAGGTGTTCGGCAGCACGAGCAGCACCCAGCCCACCTGTGACACGGCCAACGCCGCCCAGGGCAGGACCGCCACCGCCTCCTCCACGGAGAACGCCGGCACCCCCGCCTCCGCCGCCTTCGACGGGAACACCGCGACCCGCTGGTCCAGCCAGGCCGCCGATCCGCAGTGGGTCCAGGTCGACCTCGGCTCGGTCAAGAGCCTGTGCAAGGTCGACCTGAACTGGGAGGCCGCGTACGGCAAGAACTTCCAGATCCAGACCTCCTCCGACGGTCAGACCTGGAGCACGCTGAAGAGCGTCACCGACGCCACGGGCGGCACCGCCTCCTACGACGTGAGCGGCTCCGGCCGCTACGTGCGGATCTACGGCACGGCCCGCGGCACCGCCTACGGCTACTCCCTGTGGGAAGTGGCGGTGCACACCGGCTCCACCGGCGTCCCGCCGGTCCAGGGCGGCGGCGACCTCGGTCCGAACGTGATCGTCGTGGACCCCTCCACCCCGAACCTCCAGCAGAAGTTCGACAGCGTCTTCGCCCAGCAGGAGTCGAACCAGTTCGGCACCGGCCGCTACCAGTTCCTGCTCAAGCCCGGCACCTACAACGGCATCAACGCCCAGATCGGCTTCTACACCTCCATCTCCGGGCTCGGCCTGAACCCCGACGACACCCAGATCAACGGTGACGTCACCGTGGACGCGGGCTGGTTCAACGGCAACGCCACCCAGAACTTCTGGCGTTCGGCGGAGAACCTCGCCATCAGGCCGTCCAACGGCGACGACCGCTGGGCCGTCGCCCAGGCGGCCCCCTTCCGCCGCATCCACGTCCAGGGCGGCCTCAACCTCGCCCCGAACGGCTACGGCTGGGCCTCCGGCGGCTACATCGCCGACTCCAAGGTCGACGGCACGGTCGGCCCGTACTCCCAGCAGCAGTGGTACACCCGCGACAGCTCCGTCGGCGGCTGGACCAACGGCGTGTGGAACATGACCTTCTCCGGCGTCCAGGGCGCGCCCGCGACCAACTTCGACAGCGGCCCGTACACCACCCTGGACACGACCCCGGTCTCCCGCGAGAAGCCGTTCCTCTACCTGGACGGTTCCACCTACAAGGTGTTCGTCCCGGCCAAGCGCACGAACGCCCGGGGCGTCTCCTGGCCGGCCAACGCCGGCACCTCGATCCCGCTGGACCAGTTCTACGTCGTCAAGCCGGGTGCCACCGCCGCCACCATCAACGCGGCCCTCGCCCAGGGCCTGAACCTCCTGTTCACCCCGGGCGTCTACCACCTCGACCAGACCATCGACGTCACCCGCGCCAACACCGTGGTCCTCGGCCTCGGCCTCGCCACGCTCGTCCCGGACAACGGCGTCGACGCGATGCACGTCGCCGACGTCGACGGCGTCAGGCTCGCCGGCTTCCTGATCGACGCCGGCTCGGTCAACTCCGACACGCTCCTGCGGATCGGCCCCCCCGGCTCCACCGCCGACCACTCCGCCAACCCCACCACCATGCAGGACGTGTTCGTCCGCATCGGCGGCGCCGGCCCCGGCCTCGCCACCAACTCGGTCGTGGTCAACAGCAACAACGTCATCGTCGACCACACCTGGCTGTGGCGGGCCGACCACGGCAGCGGCGTCGGCTGGGACACCAACCGGGCGGACTACGGTCTGCGCGTCAACGGCAACGACGTCCTCGCCACCGGCCTGTTCGTCGAGCACTTCAACAAGTACGACGTCTACTGGAGCGGGGAGCGCGGGCGGACGATCTTCTTCCAGAACGAGAAGGCGTACGACGTCCCGAACGCCGCCACCGTCACCCACGACGGCGTCGTCGGCTACGCGGCCTACAAGGTCGCCGACTCCGTCACCACGCACGAGGCGTGGGGCCTGGGCAGCTACTGCAACTTCACGGCCGATCCCTCGATCGTCCAGACCCACGGCTTCCAGGTCCCGGCCACCCCGGGCATCAAGATGCACGACCTGCAGGTGATCTCCCTGGGCGGCATGGGGCAGTACGCCCACGTCGTCAACAACACGGGCGCGCCCACCTCGGGGACGAGCACCGTCCCGTCCAAGGTGACCCTGTTCCCGTAG
- a CDS encoding Ppx/GppA family phosphatase — translation MRVSVVDAGSKTVRLAVADAQGGLPLPVHTVKWKLRLSDHVAPDGTIGEAAVDELVKAVAAAGSAARRWKAAGPLAFATTVVRNAPNREEVLERVSSETGVRMCTLPGETEAELTFLAARRWLGWRAGPLALLDVGGGSLEVAFGRGRLPDFAASLPLGAHRLTQELLGPQDPPAPGDVKSLRRRVRHELRDVAARIRWEGPRTAAVTSRTFQQLARLCGAAAGRHGPFVGREMLRRDLREVIDTLSSLPAAERARLPGISAPRAEQSLAGAVVGHTALKLMGLRRVVVCPWAVREGVLLRYLEDGADWWAEASAAVTAPAGTAALTPPTVLTRPPRLPHARVGG, via the coding sequence ATGCGGGTGAGCGTGGTGGATGCGGGTTCGAAGACGGTCCGGTTGGCGGTCGCCGATGCGCAGGGGGGTCTTCCGCTGCCGGTGCACACGGTCAAGTGGAAGCTGCGCCTGTCCGACCACGTGGCGCCGGACGGCACCATCGGCGAGGCGGCCGTGGACGAGCTGGTCAAGGCCGTGGCCGCCGCCGGCAGTGCGGCCCGGCGCTGGAAGGCGGCGGGGCCGCTGGCCTTCGCGACCACCGTCGTGCGCAACGCCCCCAACCGGGAGGAGGTGCTGGAGCGGGTCTCCTCGGAGACCGGCGTCCGCATGTGCACCCTGCCCGGCGAGACCGAGGCCGAGCTGACGTTCCTGGCGGCGCGCCGCTGGCTGGGCTGGCGCGCCGGTCCGCTGGCACTGCTCGACGTCGGCGGCGGCTCGCTGGAGGTGGCCTTCGGCCGCGGACGGCTGCCCGACTTCGCCGCCTCGCTCCCGCTCGGCGCGCACCGGCTCACGCAGGAGCTCCTCGGCCCGCAGGACCCGCCCGCCCCGGGGGACGTCAAGTCGCTGCGGCGCCGGGTGCGCCACGAACTGCGGGACGTGGCGGCGCGGATCCGCTGGGAGGGGCCGCGCACCGCGGCGGTGACGTCCCGCACCTTCCAGCAGCTGGCCAGGCTGTGCGGGGCGGCGGCGGGGCGGCACGGGCCCTTCGTGGGACGCGAGATGCTCCGCCGGGACCTCCGCGAGGTCATCGACACCCTCTCCTCGCTGCCCGCCGCCGAGCGGGCCCGGCTGCCCGGCATCTCCGCCCCGCGGGCCGAGCAGAGCCTCGCGGGCGCCGTCGTCGGACACACCGCCCTGAAACTCATGGGACTGCGCCGGGTCGTCGTGTGCCCGTGGGCGGTCCGGGAGGGCGTACTGCTCCGCTACCTGGAGGACGGCGCCGACTGGTGGGCGGAGGCTTCCGCGGCCGTCACCGCGCCCGCCGGCACCGCCGCCCTCACGCCTCCCACGGTCCTCACGAGACCGCCCCGGCTCCCGCACGCCCGGGTCGGCGGGTGA
- a CDS encoding NAD(P)-binding domain-containing protein encodes MTGRQVGIVHPGAMGARVAAQAVAAGATVRRVPEGRSDASRERAAEAGLCPAGDPAELTAACDVVLSGCPPAAALDVARQVAATGFRGVYAGANAVSPRRMAEISEVFGAAGTTVVDGGITGPPPRTAGTTRLYLSGPAEAVARVWALFTGALLAPRPLPGPVGRASALKLAFAACTEVSHALAAQALALAEGHEVGGELPELAGRSLPGTPLAQSGQPAGAGPRAWRREPGMREIRTARHDTGLPGTFADAAAETFARWAAHKDDGTVTGARLVALLAGDDDGRPAQARSPRAGHTGSTGRVLPPGQAAPARPRAPRPGPPGVLRLTRRPGRAGAGAVS; translated from the coding sequence ATGACTGGGCGGCAGGTGGGGATCGTGCACCCCGGCGCCATGGGGGCGCGGGTGGCCGCGCAGGCCGTGGCCGCGGGAGCGACGGTGCGGCGGGTGCCCGAGGGCCGCTCGGACGCCTCGCGGGAACGGGCCGCCGAGGCCGGGCTGTGCCCCGCCGGGGACCCCGCGGAACTGACGGCGGCCTGCGACGTCGTGCTGAGCGGATGCCCGCCGGCCGCCGCGCTCGACGTCGCCCGGCAGGTCGCGGCCACCGGCTTCCGCGGCGTCTACGCCGGGGCCAACGCGGTCAGCCCGCGGCGAATGGCCGAAATCAGCGAGGTGTTCGGCGCCGCCGGCACGACCGTGGTGGACGGCGGGATCACCGGCCCGCCGCCCCGCACGGCCGGGACCACCCGGCTGTACCTGTCGGGCCCGGCGGAGGCCGTCGCACGGGTCTGGGCGCTGTTCACCGGCGCCCTCCTGGCCCCGCGCCCCCTGCCCGGGCCGGTCGGGCGGGCCTCGGCGCTCAAGCTGGCCTTCGCCGCCTGCACCGAGGTCTCCCACGCCCTGGCCGCCCAGGCCCTCGCCCTCGCCGAGGGGCATGAGGTGGGCGGGGAACTGCCGGAACTGGCCGGACGGTCGCTGCCCGGCACCCCGCTGGCACAGTCCGGTCAGCCGGCGGGCGCAGGTCCGCGGGCCTGGCGCCGGGAACCGGGGATGCGGGAGATCCGCACGGCCCGGCACGACACCGGACTCCCGGGCACCTTCGCCGACGCGGCGGCGGAGACCTTCGCCCGCTGGGCCGCGCACAAGGACGACGGGACGGTGACCGGCGCCCGACTCGTCGCCCTGCTCGCGGGCGACGACGACGGGCGGCCGGCGCAGGCCCGCTCCCCCCGCGCCGGGCACACCGGGAGCACCGGCCGGGTCCTGCCGCCCGGGCAGGCGGCACCGGCCCGGCCGAGGGCGCCGCGCCCCGGGCCGCCGGGGGTCCTCCGGCTCACCCGCCGACCCGGGCGTGCGGGAGCCGGGGCGGTCTCGTGA
- a CDS encoding PaaI family thioesterase, with the protein MSSLPKPAELLAAMPFAAGLGIELLAATAERTVGSLAWSPRVCTAGGALHGGALMALADSVGAVCAHLNLPEGASGTSTVESKTNFLRAVTGGHVRATARPLHLGGTLLVVQTDLRDDRDRLVGQTTQTQIVLRRGTG; encoded by the coding sequence ATGTCCTCCCTCCCGAAGCCCGCCGAGTTACTGGCCGCCATGCCGTTCGCGGCCGGGCTCGGCATCGAACTGCTGGCGGCCACGGCCGAGCGCACGGTCGGCAGCCTGGCCTGGTCCCCACGGGTCTGTACGGCGGGCGGCGCGCTGCACGGCGGGGCGCTGATGGCGCTGGCGGACAGCGTCGGTGCCGTGTGCGCCCACCTGAACCTGCCCGAGGGGGCCTCGGGCACCTCGACGGTGGAGTCCAAGACCAACTTCCTGCGGGCGGTGACGGGCGGGCACGTCCGCGCCACGGCCCGCCCGCTGCACCTGGGCGGCACCCTCCTGGTGGTGCAGACCGACCTGCGTGACGACCGCGACCGGCTGGTCGGCCAGACGACGCAGACCCAGATCGTGCTGCGGAGGGGCACCGGCTGA
- a CDS encoding chitinase: MRRLRAWLGAAAAVGLAAAGTTAFVAGNAQGATSALSNRWYAAAPYLMPLDNDPPNPAAIMDATGLKAFQLAFVLAPNGGGCSPTWGGTAAVSSDTAVQSVINTVRGKGGDVSVSIGGYGGTKLGQACPDAASTAAAYQQVISKYGLHAIDFDLEEPEYENAAAIRNEIGAAKILQQNNPGLYVSVTTAGTADGTGWFGKQMLLEAKSQGFTPNNFSIMPFDGGFNGAASQTSALTNFNAILQSTFGWDQATAYAHEGFSGMNGRSDTGEYFSQADFQTVLDYATSHNMDRFTFWSLNRDRQCTPADNGGRTSGTCSSVAQNSWDFAKYSVKFAGATPPTTPPTSTPTPTPTPTPTSCKTAWSPAAVYTAGNEVSYNKHNWKAKWWTQNEVPGTSEWGAWQDEGSC, from the coding sequence GTGAGACGTCTTCGCGCATGGCTGGGCGCCGCGGCCGCCGTCGGACTGGCCGCCGCGGGCACGACCGCGTTCGTCGCCGGCAACGCCCAGGGCGCGACCAGCGCGCTCAGCAACCGCTGGTACGCCGCCGCGCCGTACCTGATGCCGCTGGACAACGACCCGCCGAACCCGGCCGCCATCATGGACGCCACCGGCCTGAAGGCCTTCCAGCTCGCCTTCGTCCTGGCCCCCAACGGCGGCGGCTGCTCGCCGACCTGGGGCGGCACGGCGGCCGTCTCCTCGGACACGGCGGTCCAGTCGGTCATCAACACCGTCCGCGGCAAGGGCGGCGACGTCTCCGTCTCCATCGGCGGCTACGGCGGCACCAAGCTCGGCCAGGCCTGCCCGGACGCGGCGTCCACGGCGGCGGCCTACCAGCAGGTCATCAGCAAGTACGGGCTGCACGCCATCGACTTCGACCTGGAGGAGCCGGAGTACGAGAACGCGGCGGCCATCAGGAACGAGATCGGCGCCGCGAAGATCCTCCAGCAGAACAACCCGGGCCTGTACGTCTCGGTGACCACGGCCGGCACCGCGGACGGCACCGGCTGGTTCGGCAAGCAGATGCTGCTGGAGGCGAAGTCGCAGGGGTTCACCCCGAACAACTTCTCCATCATGCCGTTCGACGGCGGCTTCAACGGCGCGGCGAGCCAGACCAGCGCGCTGACCAACTTCAACGCGATCCTGCAGTCCACCTTCGGCTGGGACCAGGCGACCGCCTACGCCCACGAGGGCTTCTCGGGCATGAACGGCCGCAGCGACACCGGGGAGTACTTCTCGCAGGCCGACTTCCAGACCGTGCTGGACTACGCGACCAGCCACAACATGGACCGGTTCACGTTCTGGTCGCTGAACCGCGACCGGCAGTGCACCCCGGCCGACAACGGCGGCCGCACGTCGGGCACGTGCTCCAGCGTGGCCCAGAACTCCTGGGACTTCGCGAAGTACTCGGTGAAGTTCGCCGGGGCCACCCCGCCCACCACGCCCCCCACCTCCACGCCCACGCCGACCCCGACCCCCACCCCGACGTCCTGCAAGACGGCGTGGAGCCCGGCGGCCGTGTACACGGCGGGCAACGAGGTCTCGTACAACAAGCACAACTGGAAGGCCAAGTGGTGGACCCAGAACGAGGTACCCGGCACCTCGGAGTGGGGCGCCTGGCAGGACGAGGGCTCCTGCTGA
- a CDS encoding polysaccharide lyase family 7 protein — MIRSRLLAAVTTAAFALGLTALGGGSADAADPHVAPGGNFDLSVWQLQEPVGSPGSPTTVPSSRLQGADGYQDAYFHTDTRDGAMTFWAPEKGVTTPNSNYARSELREMNRDGSAADWPLSGSHRMSATLRVVSVTKNVCVGQIHLGSGGSSTKPLLELYYHSDGDIVLGTENSPAGGQTAHTVGHVPVGKTWTYTIAVSGGNTVGLTVNGTTTHYAVPSSFQPYKQYFKAGSYNQSSSDSTTQGARVAFYGLTVKHG; from the coding sequence ATGATCCGTTCCAGGCTCCTCGCGGCCGTCACCACCGCGGCCTTCGCGCTCGGCCTCACCGCCCTCGGCGGCGGCAGCGCCGACGCGGCCGACCCGCACGTCGCGCCCGGCGGCAACTTCGACCTGTCCGTCTGGCAGCTCCAGGAGCCGGTGGGCTCACCCGGCTCCCCGACCACCGTCCCCTCCTCCCGGCTCCAGGGCGCGGACGGCTACCAGGACGCGTACTTCCACACCGACACCCGCGACGGCGCGATGACCTTCTGGGCACCGGAGAAGGGCGTGACCACGCCCAACTCGAACTACGCGCGCTCCGAACTGCGCGAGATGAACCGCGACGGCAGCGCCGCCGACTGGCCGCTGAGCGGTTCCCACCGGATGAGCGCGACCCTGCGTGTGGTCTCCGTGACGAAGAACGTCTGCGTCGGGCAGATCCACCTGGGCTCGGGCGGCTCCTCGACCAAGCCGCTGCTGGAGCTGTACTACCACTCGGACGGCGACATCGTCCTCGGCACCGAGAACTCGCCGGCCGGGGGCCAGACCGCGCACACCGTGGGCCACGTCCCCGTCGGCAAGACCTGGACCTACACCATCGCCGTCTCGGGCGGGAACACCGTCGGCCTGACCGTCAACGGCACCACCACCCACTACGCCGTCCCGTCCTCGTTCCAGCCGTACAAGCAGTACTTCAAGGCGGGCTCCTACAACCAGTCCTCCTCCGACAGCACCACCCAGGGCGCCCGGGTCGCGTTCTACGGGCTGACCGTGAAGCACGGCTGA